A genomic stretch from Balaenoptera musculus isolate JJ_BM4_2016_0621 chromosome 9, mBalMus1.pri.v3, whole genome shotgun sequence includes:
- the EN2 gene encoding homeobox protein engrailed-2, with amino-acid sequence MEENDPKPSEAAAAAAAAAVEGQRQPESSPSGGSGGGGSSPGDADTGRRRALMLPAVLQAPGNHQHPHRITNFFIDNILRPEFGRRKDAGTCCAGSGRGRGGGEGGAGGAEGGGGAAGAEQLLGSGREPRQNAPGAPGAGGPLPGGGGGDSPGDGEGGSKALSLHSGAKKGGDAGGPLDGALKARGLGGGDLSVSSDSDSSQASANLGAQPMLWPAWVYCTRYSDRPSSGPRSRKPKKKNPNKEDKRPRTAFTAEQLQRLKAEFQTNRYLTEQRRQSLAQELSLNESQIKIWFQNKRAKIKKATGNKNTLAVHLMAQGLYNHSTTAKEGKSDSE; translated from the exons ATGGAGGAGAATGACCCCAAGCCCAGcgaagcggcggcggcggcggcggcggcggcggtggagGGGCAGCGGCAGCCGGAATCCAGCCCCAGCGGCGGCtcgggcggcggcggcagcagcccgGGCGACGCGGACACTGGCCGCCGGCGGGCTCTGATGCTGCCCGCGGTCCTGCAGGCGCCGGGCAACCACCAGCATCCACACCGCATTACCAACTTCTTCATCGACAATATCCTGCGGCCCGAGTTCGGCCGGAGAAAGGACGCAGGGACGTGCTGCGCCGGCTCCGGAAGAGGCAGAGGCGGCGGCGAAggcggcgcgggcggcgcggAGGGAGGCGGCGGCGCGGCCGGCGCCGAGCAGCTCCTGGGGTCGGGCCGGGAGCCCCGGCAGAACGCGCCGGGTGCGCCGGGTGCGGGCGGGCCGCTGcccggcggtggcggcggcgacTCTCCGGGTGACGGCGAAGGCGGTTCCAAGGCGCTCTCGCTGCACAGCGGCGCCAAGAAAGGCGGAGACGCCGGGGGCCCCCTGGACGGGGCGCTCAAGGCCCGCGGCTTGGGCGGCGGCGACCTGTCTGTGAGCTCAGACTCGGACAGTTCGCAGGCCAGCGCCAACCTGGGTGCGCAGCCCATGCTCTGGCCGGCTTGGGTCTACTGCACGCGCTACTCGGACCGACCTTCTTCAG GTCCCAGGTCTCGCAAACCAAAGAAGAAGAACCCCAACAAAGAGGACAAGCGGCCCCGCACGGCCTTCACGGCGGAGCAGCTGCAGAGGCTCAAGGCCGAGTTCCAGACCAACAGGTACCTGACGGAGCAGCGGCGCCAGAGCCTGGCCCAGGAGCTCAGCCTCAATGAGTCACAGATCAAGATTTGGTTCCAGAACAAGCGCGCCAAGATCAAGAAGGCCACGGGCAACAAGAACACGCTGGCCGTGCACCTCATGGCGCAGGGCCTGTACAACCACTCCACCACCGCCAAGGAGGGCAAGTCGGACAGTGAGTAG